Proteins from a genomic interval of Bacteroidota bacterium:
- a CDS encoding DEAD/DEAH box helicase: protein MKFTQYDFVAPLKINLKRLGFSRPTDIQYKSISPILKGEDVLAIAQTGTGKTAAYAIPVIQLLTTRPAITEPFSVRCLIMVPTHELSIQVAGVIEELIFGLPLTVLGLIGGVEQAPQIAMLKQRVDILVATPGRMFDLASQGFLKFTGVEILVLDEADHMLELGFITDMQQLIRRIPKGRQTLFFSATINEHIKDLAYGLVRHAVRIQISPKDPVSRNIDHSVAFVEMDDKRFFLEQVIKAHPDSKILVFVRTKVRAERVASALERVDITSQTIHGDKDQDERSQVMTNFREGVNKILIATDVSARGIDIPDVEYVVNYDLPEVAENYVHRVGRTGRGDKRGVAISFCSSSEKEILTEIENFLERPVSVMSINKTEYEATIDFSEASPHDWRSLIAENEATPAPKKKAKKKN from the coding sequence ATGAAGTTCACACAATACGATTTCGTTGCACCGCTGAAGATTAATCTCAAAAGGCTTGGTTTCAGCAGACCTACTGATATTCAGTATAAATCCATTTCGCCTATTCTGAAAGGTGAAGATGTGCTGGCCATTGCCCAGACGGGAACCGGCAAAACCGCCGCCTATGCTATTCCGGTTATACAGTTGTTAACTACCCGCCCTGCCATTACCGAACCCTTCTCGGTTCGTTGTCTCATCATGGTTCCTACGCATGAACTTTCAATACAGGTTGCCGGCGTCATTGAAGAATTAATTTTCGGACTTCCGCTTACCGTGCTCGGATTAATAGGAGGAGTGGAGCAGGCACCTCAGATTGCCATGCTCAAGCAGCGCGTTGATATTCTGGTTGCCACACCCGGACGCATGTTCGACCTCGCCAGCCAGGGATTTTTGAAGTTTACCGGTGTTGAAATACTCGTACTCGACGAAGCCGACCATATGCTTGAACTCGGATTCATCACCGATATGCAGCAGCTCATACGCCGCATTCCCAAAGGACGGCAAACCTTATTCTTTTCGGCAACTATCAACGAACATATTAAAGATTTGGCTTATGGACTGGTGCGCCATGCCGTCAGAATACAGATTTCACCCAAGGATCCCGTTTCCCGGAACATCGATCATTCGGTAGCTTTTGTGGAAATGGACGATAAACGCTTTTTCCTCGAACAGGTCATTAAAGCGCATCCCGACAGTAAGATACTGGTGTTTGTACGAACCAAAGTAAGAGCCGAGCGTGTCGCATCCGCGTTGGAAAGAGTAGATATTACCAGCCAGACCATTCATGGCGATAAAGACCAGGACGAGCGTTCTCAGGTTATGACAAATTTCAGAGAGGGTGTCAATAAAATTCTGATTGCTACCGATGTGAGCGCGCGCGGCATCGACATCCCCGATGTGGAATATGTTGTCAACTACGACTTACCCGAAGTAGCCGAAAACTATGTGCATCGCGTGGGACGTACCGGCAGAGGCGACAAGAGAGGTGTCGCCATATCTTTCTGCAGCAGCAGCGAAAAAGAAATACTGACTGAGATAGAAAATTTTCTCGAGCGCCCGGTCAGCGTGATGTCTATCAACAAAACAGAATACGAAGCCACCATCGACTTCTCGGAAGCCAGCCCTCACGACTGGCGCTCGTTGATTGCAGAGAATGAAGCAACTCCCGCACCTAAGAAGAAAGCAAAGAAGAAGAATTAA
- a CDS encoding Rrf2 family transcriptional regulator, which yields MRVNTKIRYGLRTMIELGLNENSKSDTGLYQKEIAEHQNLSEKYLDPIIAALKISGLIKNAGGKKSGYLLAKPQSEIRIYDIYRAFEPELSIIHCMNKPVTCFVSHICVANEYWMDLNDVITGHMKKTTLEEMVKKHVKIKKRIAKEVLTGHCQS from the coding sequence ATGAGAGTCAATACTAAAATCCGCTATGGCTTACGCACCATGATAGAACTGGGGCTGAACGAAAACAGCAAAAGCGATACAGGGCTGTACCAGAAAGAAATTGCCGAACATCAAAACCTTTCTGAGAAATATCTTGATCCTATCATTGCCGCTTTGAAGATTTCCGGGCTGATAAAGAATGCCGGTGGTAAAAAAAGCGGATACCTGCTCGCCAAACCTCAGTCCGAGATTCGGATATACGATATCTACCGCGCATTTGAGCCTGAGCTGTCCATTATTCATTGTATGAATAAACCTGTTACCTGCTTTGTTTCACATATCTGCGTTGCGAACGAATACTGGATGGATCTGAACGATGTCATTACCGGTCACATGAAAAAAACTACGCTCGAAGAAATGGTTAAAAAGCATGTGAAGATTAAAAAACGTATTGCGAAGGAAGTCCTTACAGGTCATTGCCAGTCGTAA
- the xseA gene encoding exodeoxyribonuclease VII large subunit, whose amino-acid sequence MNQHLRLSELVNEIAEVISDRFEGEMFWIKAEITDVKKQPDKRWCFLKFIEKEGAFITSEMKAVFWANAYGSIERFEKLSGRIFSNGLEITCQVRVRFNNRYGMSLDVLDIDHAYTMGELELERQKTLERLVSENPETISLVNGQYVTRNKRLELPLVVQRIALVTAPGSDGQRDFKEVITKNKYGYAFSVTEFLTQVQGDAAGALLAGQLKLIGEAQEQFDLVAMVRGGGSQTDFKPFDDYELSRLIAGFPLPVITGIGHDRNTSIADMMARQLKTPTEAASYIVEHNFNFESEIIQLKDRFFRSAENLLNGARESLQNMKRIIKSYSPESILNKGYAIITVNGTIITNPADLNPDDEIQTILRNEIIESVITKKRSNETEL is encoded by the coding sequence ATGAATCAGCATTTACGCCTTTCGGAACTGGTGAATGAAATTGCGGAAGTAATCAGCGACCGTTTTGAAGGTGAGATGTTCTGGATAAAAGCTGAGATTACCGACGTAAAAAAGCAACCCGACAAACGCTGGTGCTTTCTTAAATTCATTGAAAAGGAAGGCGCATTTATTACAAGCGAAATGAAGGCGGTTTTCTGGGCAAACGCTTACGGTAGCATTGAACGGTTTGAAAAACTCAGCGGACGAATCTTCTCGAACGGGCTGGAAATAACATGTCAGGTCAGGGTACGCTTCAACAACCGCTACGGTATGAGTCTCGATGTGCTCGACATTGACCACGCCTATACCATGGGCGAACTCGAGCTGGAACGGCAAAAAACACTGGAGCGACTTGTGAGCGAAAATCCGGAAACCATCAGTCTGGTGAACGGGCAATATGTTACACGAAACAAACGACTCGAACTGCCTCTGGTCGTGCAGCGCATAGCATTGGTTACAGCTCCCGGATCCGACGGTCAGCGCGACTTCAAAGAAGTGATTACAAAAAATAAATATGGCTACGCATTTTCCGTTACTGAATTTCTGACACAGGTACAGGGCGATGCTGCCGGTGCATTGCTTGCCGGACAGTTAAAGCTGATTGGTGAAGCACAAGAGCAATTCGACCTGGTGGCTATGGTGCGCGGCGGAGGCTCGCAGACAGATTTTAAACCTTTTGACGATTACGAATTGTCGCGCCTGATTGCCGGCTTTCCATTGCCTGTAATTACCGGCATCGGCCACGACCGCAATACAAGCATTGCCGATATGATGGCACGCCAGCTCAAAACACCCACCGAAGCCGCATCGTATATAGTTGAGCATAATTTTAATTTTGAAAGTGAAATCATTCAGCTGAAAGACCGCTTTTTCAGAAGTGCCGAAAATCTTCTGAACGGCGCCCGCGAAAGCCTTCAGAATATGAAACGGATTATTAAAAGTTATAGTCCTGAATCCATTCTTAATAAAGGGTATGCCATTATTACTGTCAACGGAACAATTATCACCAATCCCGCCGACCTGAATCCGGATGATGAAATACAGACTATTTTAAGGAATGAAATTATTGAAAGTGTGATAACGAAAAAAAGAAGCAATGAAACCGAATTATAG
- a CDS encoding exodeoxyribonuclease VII small subunit, translating to MKPNYSKAYNDLLKLVDRIEDDEIQLDVLASKVKQAKELIEFCENSLRGIETEVNDELTGHKKNSKERKSEN from the coding sequence ATGAAACCGAATTATAGTAAAGCTTACAACGATTTGCTGAAGCTTGTTGACCGGATTGAAGACGACGAAATTCAGCTCGATGTTCTCGCTTCAAAGGTAAAGCAGGCAAAAGAACTCATAGAATTCTGCGAAAACAGCCTTAGAGGAATTGAGACCGAAGTGAATGATGAGCTTACAGGACACAAGAAAAATTCCAAAGAGAGAAAATCGGAGAACTGA
- a CDS encoding DUF1003 domain-containing protein: MNTFISDISNKEFPVTEKVSARIIRPSLLAIIQKDKPAFTEENYLSVDELNYYRQKYISDTLVSEMGELTELEQTVLTSLTDKTTITDKVDVDKQQNTTFGQRVADKVASFGGSWKFIIMFGTFIFVWISLNVFMLANKGFDPYPYILLNLILSCIAAIQAPVIMMSQNRQEDKDRERAKKDYMINLKSELEIRMLHEKIDHLIMHQQQELLEIQKVQIEMMKDILEKVERKP, encoded by the coding sequence ATGAATACCTTTATCAGTGACATTTCAAACAAAGAATTTCCGGTAACAGAAAAAGTATCGGCACGAATAATACGACCATCGCTGCTTGCCATCATTCAAAAAGATAAACCGGCATTCACCGAAGAAAATTATCTTTCTGTTGACGAACTGAATTACTACCGCCAAAAATATATTTCCGACACTTTGGTGAGCGAAATGGGCGAACTCACGGAACTCGAACAAACCGTGCTGACTTCACTCACCGATAAAACCACCATTACCGATAAAGTTGATGTCGACAAGCAGCAGAACACGACTTTCGGGCAGCGTGTTGCCGATAAAGTTGCTTCATTCGGCGGCAGCTGGAAGTTCATTATCATGTTCGGTACTTTTATTTTTGTATGGATTTCTCTCAACGTTTTTATGCTCGCCAACAAGGGATTCGATCCGTATCCTTACATACTTCTTAACTTGATTTTGTCGTGCATCGCTGCCATTCAGGCCCCCGTAATTATGATGAGCCAGAACCGTCAGGAAGACAAAGACCGCGAACGCGCCAAAAAAGATTATATGATTAATCTGAAATCGGAATTGGAAATACGCATGCTGCACGAAAAAATTGACCATCTGATTATGCATCAGCAACAGGAACTGCTCGAAATTCAAAAAGTACAGATCGAAATGATGAAGGATATCCTTGAAAAAGTGGAGCGAAAACCGTAG
- a CDS encoding substrate-binding domain-containing protein, with protein MERKMHYLLLFVVSLFFLSCGSGTKIDETPTRGNIKISVDESYKLLIEAEVDVFERIYTYAVINAAYKTEVDAFNDLLNDSVRTIIANRKLTDDEDKYLRSKSLIPRTTCIAYDALAFIVNNDNPDSTLRYDQIRDIFLGKISKWNQVNPKSSSDSLTVVFDNSKSGNPRYIREKFKVPGKFPANCFAVNSNEEVVNYVQKSKNAIGIISVNWISDRDDTTSNSFMKKMRIVGVVGEGDTEGIGPFLKPYQGYIAEGSYPFCREVYIICRESFAGLGTGFASFIAGDQGQRIVLKSGLVPATMPIRLIQTR; from the coding sequence ATGGAACGGAAGATGCATTATTTACTGCTTTTTGTTGTGAGTCTGTTTTTTCTTTCCTGCGGAAGCGGTACCAAAATAGACGAAACACCTACACGCGGCAATATTAAAATCAGCGTCGATGAATCGTATAAATTACTTATCGAAGCTGAGGTGGATGTTTTTGAACGCATCTACACATATGCCGTTATCAATGCTGCCTATAAAACAGAAGTAGACGCTTTCAACGATCTGCTCAACGATTCGGTTCGGACCATTATTGCAAACCGGAAACTTACCGATGATGAAGATAAATATCTGCGCAGCAAATCACTGATTCCGCGTACTACATGTATTGCTTACGATGCGCTTGCTTTCATTGTGAATAATGATAATCCTGATTCAACGCTCCGTTACGACCAGATTCGTGATATTTTTCTTGGCAAAATCAGCAAATGGAATCAGGTGAACCCAAAATCATCGTCCGACAGTTTAACGGTTGTATTTGATAACAGCAAATCAGGAAACCCCCGTTATATAAGAGAGAAATTCAAAGTGCCCGGTAAGTTTCCTGCAAATTGCTTTGCTGTAAATTCGAACGAGGAAGTGGTAAATTATGTACAGAAATCAAAAAATGCCATCGGCATCATCAGCGTTAACTGGATCAGCGACCGCGACGATACTACATCAAACTCATTTATGAAAAAAATGCGTATCGTTGGTGTTGTGGGTGAAGGCGACACTGAGGGCATTGGCCCCTTCCTGAAACCATATCAGGGATACATTGCCGAAGGTTCATACCCCTTTTGCCGTGAGGTGTATATCATTTGCCGCGAATCATTCGCAGGACTTGGCACAGGTTTTGCCTCTTTTATTGCCGGCGATCAGGGGCAACGCATCGTACTTAAATCAGGATTGGTGCCGGCCACAATGCCAATAAGACTTATACAAACCAGATAA
- a CDS encoding tetratricopeptide repeat protein, with protein MKPTTSRIAKILMSLVLIVLTGISLKAQSLDKAIRLTRSELFDKAEEMFNQLIAAEPANGVNYFYAGDNYLRSYLADTATVSMKEAVDKAQAKFQKGSEMDIANPLCLVGLGKIAIFKGDMPGAKSYFEKAIAKFPSKTNKTSTLSKEMQALTYTKIAEALICTGLKDVTTAMSDMEKAVALDTKNADIYLIYGDVYLENNDGSNAISMYKMAQSLNPASPSAKLRLGKLWVRAKNWQEAIGYYKEAIGIDSTFAPAYLELGVIYMRANQNEKAKANFKKYLELSGNLNAKRRYVSVLIDTKDYAGAIVILNEIVMVDSSSNDINRAFAYCYFETGKYDKAIVAMEKFFRLATVDKILVSDYSYYGKILSKNGKDSLAILNFKKVIGMDPSNCDVLSDIAAAYNKMKNYTEAAKYYEMKIARTECKASFADYYNLGRVYYSFGQTTKDRTILLKADTTFAYVTKSKPDFQGGKSFFYRALIISTLDTVNNTAKPYFETYINYAKVDSVKNAKDLVICYGYLAAYYYFTVKDPCTAIGYWDRIIGLDPKNENTIEILKTYRSKCPEKNK; from the coding sequence ATGAAACCAACTACCAGCAGAATCGCTAAAATTTTAATGTCGCTCGTTTTGATTGTACTTACGGGTATAAGCCTGAAAGCTCAGTCACTCGACAAGGCCATTCGGCTTACACGCAGCGAATTGTTTGACAAAGCTGAAGAAATGTTCAACCAGCTTATAGCTGCAGAACCCGCCAATGGCGTTAATTATTTTTACGCAGGCGATAACTACCTGCGCTCGTATCTTGCCGACACAGCAACGGTGTCCATGAAAGAAGCTGTTGATAAAGCTCAGGCGAAGTTTCAGAAAGGTTCTGAAATGGATATTGCAAATCCATTGTGTCTCGTGGGGCTTGGGAAAATTGCCATCTTTAAAGGCGATATGCCGGGAGCCAAATCCTATTTTGAAAAAGCGATAGCGAAATTCCCGAGCAAGACGAATAAAACATCTACTCTGAGCAAGGAGATGCAGGCGCTTACGTATACAAAAATTGCAGAAGCGCTCATTTGTACCGGTTTGAAAGATGTTACCACGGCTATGTCAGACATGGAAAAAGCTGTTGCGCTCGATACTAAAAATGCAGATATTTACCTGATTTATGGCGATGTCTATCTGGAAAACAATGATGGCTCGAACGCTATCTCCATGTATAAAATGGCACAGTCACTGAATCCCGCATCACCCAGCGCAAAACTTCGTTTGGGTAAGCTTTGGGTACGTGCCAAAAACTGGCAGGAAGCGATTGGCTATTATAAAGAAGCCATTGGTATCGACTCAACCTTTGCTCCGGCATATCTCGAACTGGGTGTAATATACATGCGTGCCAATCAGAATGAGAAAGCAAAAGCGAACTTTAAAAAGTATCTCGAACTTTCGGGCAATCTGAATGCAAAGAGACGTTATGTTTCTGTATTAATTGACACTAAAGACTACGCGGGCGCTATTGTGATACTGAATGAAATTGTTATGGTAGATTCTTCGAGTAACGATATCAACAGAGCGTTTGCCTATTGCTATTTTGAAACCGGAAAATACGACAAGGCCATCGTAGCTATGGAGAAATTCTTCAGGCTGGCAACTGTAGATAAAATATTGGTTTCCGATTATTCGTACTATGGCAAAATACTGTCTAAAAACGGTAAAGATTCATTGGCTATCCTGAATTTTAAAAAAGTAATCGGCATGGATCCGTCAAACTGCGATGTGCTTTCTGATATTGCCGCTGCTTACAATAAGATGAAAAACTATACCGAAGCTGCCAAGTATTATGAAATGAAAATCGCGCGCACTGAATGTAAAGCATCATTCGCTGATTATTATAATCTGGGTAGGGTATATTACAGCTTTGGTCAAACAACCAAAGACCGGACAATACTACTCAAAGCTGATACTACCTTTGCATATGTAACGAAGAGTAAACCCGATTTTCAAGGTGGTAAAAGCTTCTTCTATCGGGCGCTTATCATTTCAACACTCGATACTGTGAACAATACAGCTAAACCATACTTTGAAACGTACATCAATTACGCAAAGGTTGACTCCGTTAAGAATGCCAAAGACCTTGTAATTTGCTACGGTTACCTTGCCGCTTATTACTACTTTACTGTAAAAGATCCCTGCACTGCTATAGGCTATTGGGACCGTATCATTGGCCTTGATCCCAAGAACGAGAACACCATTGAGATTTTAAAAACATACCGCAGCAAATGCCCCGAAAAGAATAAATAG
- the amrB gene encoding AmmeMemoRadiSam system protein B, whose product MNKSLVIILLLMSIFSSGCDGQNSNKPRPGDRLPAVAGQFYEADSMALIKNLSSLFAQAKPCNNENVAAIITPHAGYIFSGGVAASSFNQINPERKYKTIFIIGSSHRMAFKGASIYCNGDFITPLGRVKTDTSLARKLIRENSVFADYPEAHKSEHCIEVQLPFLQFHMKKEFSIVPILIGTDDIATVKKISSALKPYFNDENLFVISSDFSHYPKYTDAVKADKLTSDAILSNSPKKLLDVLNTNEAAAIPNLVTSLCSWTSVLTLMYLTENNSAVHITELEYKNSGDAGVGDSSKVVGYTSIVFTREQSQNSGFTITEKDKKELLNVARSTLTTYIKEHKLPVIDSSDFSGTIKQQCGAFVTLKKKGDLRGCIGRFIAESPLYLTVRDMAVAASTQDPRFTAVTTDELKSIDIEISVLSPLQKITSIDEIEMGKHGIYIVKGSSTGTFLPQVATETGWTKEQFLGHCAQDKAGIGWNGWKDADIYIYTAVVFGEKDIRR is encoded by the coding sequence CCAAGACCCGGCGACCGTCTTCCGGCTGTTGCGGGACAATTCTACGAGGCAGATTCTATGGCGCTCATCAAAAATCTGTCTTCACTTTTTGCACAGGCAAAGCCATGTAACAATGAAAATGTTGCAGCCATCATCACGCCCCATGCAGGTTACATTTTTTCGGGAGGTGTTGCCGCAAGCAGCTTCAATCAAATTAATCCCGAAAGAAAATATAAAACCATTTTTATAATAGGCTCAAGTCACCGCATGGCATTCAAGGGTGCATCAATTTATTGCAATGGAGATTTTATAACTCCCTTGGGTCGTGTAAAAACAGACACATCACTTGCCCGAAAGCTAATCAGGGAAAATTCAGTATTTGCAGATTATCCCGAAGCTCACAAAAGCGAACACTGCATAGAAGTTCAATTGCCGTTTCTGCAGTTTCATATGAAGAAGGAATTCAGCATTGTTCCGATACTTATCGGCACCGACGATATTGCAACGGTTAAGAAAATTTCGAGTGCATTGAAGCCCTATTTCAACGATGAAAATCTGTTTGTGATAAGCTCCGACTTTTCGCATTATCCAAAATATACAGATGCCGTTAAGGCTGATAAACTGACATCGGACGCCATCCTGAGCAATTCACCTAAAAAATTGCTGGACGTGCTTAACACCAATGAAGCCGCAGCAATCCCGAATCTGGTTACGAGCCTGTGCAGCTGGACATCCGTACTTACCCTGATGTATCTCACCGAAAACAACAGTGCGGTGCACATTACCGAGCTTGAATATAAGAATTCAGGCGATGCCGGTGTAGGCGATTCATCCAAAGTTGTGGGATATACGTCGATAGTTTTCACGCGCGAACAATCGCAGAACAGCGGTTTCACCATCACCGAGAAAGATAAAAAAGAATTGCTGAATGTTGCGCGCAGCACGCTGACAACCTACATCAAAGAACATAAGCTGCCCGTAATTGATTCATCAGATTTTTCAGGCACCATAAAACAGCAGTGCGGAGCTTTTGTAACACTTAAGAAAAAAGGTGACCTGAGAGGCTGCATCGGCAGGTTCATTGCAGAAAGCCCGCTTTATCTGACAGTTCGTGATATGGCTGTTGCCGCAAGCACACAGGACCCGCGATTTACGGCAGTTACAACAGATGAGCTGAAAAGCATTGACATAGAAATATCTGTACTTTCGCCCTTGCAAAAAATTACATCTATTGACGAAATTGAAATGGGCAAACACGGCATTTACATCGTGAAAGGTTCGTCAACCGGAACATTTCTGCCTCAGGTAGCCACCGAGACCGGATGGACCAAAGAACAATTTCTGGGACATTGTGCACAGGACAAGGCAGGCATTGGATGGAACGGATGGAAAGATGCCGACATTTATATTTACACGGCTGTTGTGTTTGGAGAAAAAGACATTAGACGTTAG